A genomic region of Miscanthus floridulus cultivar M001 chromosome 3, ASM1932011v1, whole genome shotgun sequence contains the following coding sequences:
- the LOC136547506 gene encoding NAC domain-containing protein 87-like, translated as MASEVSSETNQNQGGEEETRLELPPGFRFHPTDEEVVSHYLTHKALNSSFSCLVIADVDLNKIEPWDLPSKAKMGEKEWYFFCHKDRKYPTGMRTNRATASGYWKATGKDKEIFRGHRVLVGMKKTLVFYTGRAPHGGKTPWVMHEYRLEGSLPSNLRRGAKDEWAVCKVFNKDLAAKAGQMAPLHAVGGGMERSDSLAFLDDLVFDNADLPPLIDSPYAEAGLIVDFNKVAGGGASSSLFAAAGTSDSGGYQVVKAEPQPQLPAASNNPVGGGLYSYSYQQQAGEPQQAIRRHCKAEAPATLLTSPSRGGEAGADMFHVDDLLQLDGFTDYSNMWMF; from the exons ATGGCGTCGGAGGTGTCGTCGGAGACCAACCAGAACCAGGGCGGCGAGGAGGAGACGCGGCTGGAGCTCCCGCCTGGCTTCCGCTTCCACCCCACCGACGAGGAGGTGGTGTCGCACTACCTCACCCACAAGGCGCTCAACAGCAGCTTCTCCTGCCTCGTCATCGCCGACGTCGATCTCAACAAGATCGAGCCGTGGGATCTACCCA GCAAGGCGAAGATGGGCGAGAAGGAGTGGTACTTCTTCTGCCACAAGGACCGCAAGTACCCGACGGGGATGCGTACCAACCGCGCCACCGCCAGCGGGTACTGGAAGGCGACGGGCAAGGACAAGGAGATCTTCCGCGGCCACCGCGTGCTCGTCGGGATGAAGAaaacgctcgtcttctacacGGGCCGCGCGCCGCACGGCGGCAAGACGCCCTGGGTGATGCACGAGTACCGCCTCGAAGGAAGCCTGCCGTCCAACCTCCGCCGCGGTGCCAAG GACGAATGGGCTGTGTGTAAGGTGTTCAACAAAGACTTGGCGGCCAAGGCTGGGCAAATGGCGCCGCTGCACGCCGTCGGCGGCGGCATGGAGCGCAGCGACTCGCTGGCCTTCCTCGACGACCTGGTGTTCGACAACGCCGACCTGCCGCCGCTCATCGACTCGCCGTACGCCGAAGCCGGCCTCATCGTCGACTTCAACAAGGTCGCCGGCGGCGGGGCTTCCAGCTCCTTGTTCGCCGCGGCGGGCACGAGCGACAGCGGCGGGTACCAAGTCGTCAAGGCAGAGCCGCAGCCGCAGCTGCCGGCGGCGAGCAACAACCCCGTGGGCGGCGGGTTGTACTCGTACTCGTACCAGCAGCAGGCCGGGGAGCCGCAGCAGGCCATACGGAGGCACTGCAAGGCGGAAGCGCCGGCGACGCTGCTGACGAGCCCGTCCCGCGGCGGCGAGGCGGGCGCCGACATGTTCCATGTGGACGACCTCCTCCAGCTGGACGGCTTCACGGACTACTCCAACATGTGGATGTTCTAG